A part of Cotesia glomerata isolate CgM1 linkage group LG4, MPM_Cglom_v2.3, whole genome shotgun sequence genomic DNA contains:
- the LOC123264120 gene encoding choline transporter-like protein 1 isoform X2 yields MGCCGCGEDDSAKIEPGSQERELSFSESEVFAKKRSCTDLPALLILILIIAGYGFFVSCAVKKGDPFRLLYGYDDCANVCGRVTSKETNPEFSCKGADMRELRYHYAELGVEGVKSRKCIENCDRLGNETIRFLNRCIVKTNGNNPTNALLNNMGVKNFFNEAANDLNIAWRELIYLLLIALASSLGILIAFRYIVQYVIFIVLSGAVVISIAGTIYLWLLWHFEKKDVMAGKIDEEEAHIQAYLVYAILMSIVAVVTLLVVLVMRRRIALVSQLFKETGKAIYSMPGLLLQPIYTYIVISASLVTWLYIMLWIESAGDLYKNKKGHYHYKKNGLLEGARWYNIFMYFIMMQFYLGCQHMIVAGAVARWFFTRDKKQLSMPVTRSTCSLIRYHLGTVAFGALIIAIVKFLRAIFAYTAKYIQKYDNAWIKALLCCCNCCLWCFENALKFLTRNAYIETAIYGCNLCAGGRKAFRALTDNILRVAAINSVGDFVLFLGKVLVVALTIVAGVYLIQKKDGLHHPWVPITLGGLFALLISHCFISIYEMIIDTIFICFCEDCSRNDGISRPYYMSRGLMEFVENSKEAMKKL; encoded by the exons ATGGGATGTTGTGGATGCGGTGAAGATGACTCGGCGAAAATTGAACCTGGG AGCCAAGAGAGGGAATTGTCATTCTCCGAATCTGAAGTATTTGCGAAAAAACGATCATGTACCGACCTTCCAGCGCTTTTAATCCTTATTTTGATCATTGCCGGCTac gGTTTTTTTGTTAGCTGTGCGGTTAAAAAAGGAGATCCCTTTCGACTTCTCTACGGATATGATGACTGTGCTAACGTTTGCGGTCGAGTTACGAGCAAAGAAACAAACCCAGAGTTTTCTTGCAAAGGTGCTGACATGAGAGAGCtacg ttatcatTACGCTGAATTAGGAGTAGAGGGAGTTAAATCGCGAAAATGTATTGAAAACTGTGATCGCCTGGGCAATGAAAC GATACGATTTTTAAATCGTTGCATCGTTAAAACTAATGGCAATAATCCTACAAATGCTTTACTGAATAACATgggagttaaaaatttttttaat GAAGCCGCAAATGATTTGAATATTGCATGGAGAGAATTGATTTACCTGCTATTAATTGCTCTGG CTTCATCCCTCGGCATTCTGATTGCCTTCCGATACATCGTACAATACGTCATATTCATTGTTCTAAGTGGTGCAGTTGTCATCTCCATTGCTGGGACAATTTACCTCTG GTTGCTCTGGCATTTTGAAAAGAAAGACGTTATGGCTGGTAAAATTGACGAAGAAGAAGCACATATACAAGCATACTTGGTATATGCTATTTTAATGTCAATAGTTGCTGTTGTGACACTTCTAGTGGTACTCGTAATGCGAAGAAGAATAGCTTTAGTTtcacaattatttaaagaaaccGGTAAAGCGATTTATTCAATGCCTGGATTATTGTTGCAACCGATCTAC acttACATAGTTATCAGCGCTTCACTTGTCACGTGGCTTTATATAATGCTGTGGATTGAGAGTGCAGGTGatctctataaaaataaaaaagggcACTatcactataaaaaaaatggtttgCTTGAG GGCGCACGTTGGTATAATATCTTCATGTACTTTATAATGATGCAGTTTTATCTGGGTTGTCAGCATATGATTGTAGCTGGAGCGGTAGCTCGGTGGTTTTTTACAAG ggATAAAAAGCAGTTGTCAATGCCAGTAACGCGCAGTACGTGTTCATTAATACGATACCATCTTGGTACTGTTGCATTCGGAGCGCTGATTATAGCCATTGTTAAATTTCTAAGAGCTATTTTCGCTTATACGGcgaaatatattcaaaaatatgataatgCCTGGATAAAAGCTCTATTATGTTGTTGTAATTGCTGCTTATGGTGTTTTGAGAATGCtctcaaatttttaacacgAAATGCTTACATCGAAACTG CCATTTACGGGTGTAATTTATGTGCTGGAGGCAGAAAAGCATTCCGAGCACTTACGGACAATATATTACGAGTAGCAGCTATTAATAGCGTTGGAGATTTTGTATTATTCTTGGGTAAAGTACTTGTAGTTGCGCTTACCATTGTTGCCGGTGTTTACTTGATCCAG AAAAAGGACGGCCTGCACCATCCTTGGGTACCAATAACTCTTGGTGGACTATTTGCTCTTCTCATTTCCCATTGTTTCATTTCAATTTATGAG ATGATAATCGACACAATATTTATATGCTTCTGCGAAGACTGTTCAAGAAACGATGGAATTAGCCGTCCTTATTACATGAGTCGCGGGTTGATG gaATTCGTAGAAAACAGTAAGGAAGCCATGAAAAAGCTTTAA
- the LOC123264119 gene encoding serine/threonine-protein kinase par-1 isoform X1, translating to MQLGCSNAMHRRLGHSNYDGKIAGLYDLEETLGRGHFAVVKLARHVFTGEKVAVKVIDKSKLDEVSRAHLFQEVRCMKLVQHPNVVRLYEVIDTQTKLYLILELGDGGDLYDYIMRHDSGLSEEVARTYFRQIVRAISYCHRLHVVHRDLKPENVVFFEKIGTVKLTDFGFSNRFCPGQKLETSCGSLAYSAPEILLGDSYDAPAVDVWSLGVILYMLVCGQAPFQEANDSETLTMIMDCKYSIPSHVSDECKRLIAKMLVRAPEGRATLEQIASDPWLGIETDDPVDVLPLVSREQVSDEHHNLIITKMVNGNIATKEEILDALDKNEYNHITATYFLLAERKLRAHRQEQVQKNRTELDVNTRRHNDLSMSDLRAEPNLVGSVNQSLLSVPRTPGDVPQNSRTRKCSIVQEEEDEDDVSSCSGRDEHGSNSALNSLNRRGSRSEGKLSHILQERLAQLPEKHAVLKQPSRQIIQAQEITPKDSPSPSHTFTVVKVHQDPSYPGDETITEENMNNRLPSTTGLTYTTTTTTTLTSTCSSPKIITPSTTTETTTVSGLTKIPIYSNTTERSNLPAESLETSVPVPNYKWKMGSQHNRSINDSVTTVPSSKNLSNFEVGFSKLGTITTTILTESSTAPSPIRLPKTLFTGDSNLQPKYKTMPLTGSAAVPATIGEIQSEKLALKEILEDGDVLESTESGGGGDNSSKSRVVRRTGYEQKRSKFHKTRTTSCSSSDASDDDSEGRKKRAHKLGATTGKPLPSRRDSHDDSSDSQDPGGNGGGGLGNSDNVQHTASSNTSSDGNENSTSTTTTTTTGTTTSGGKVQRCTESQAMTFGRRHRAGRRRAGETRLRESQSLNRITEVQEAEIPSACHALYRNITVVTSTCNSTSTMSIINSKSITATATATTTTTTTTAATTTTTAIITMSNSINSLASTTTTNINSSSLTTSSTTTVQRAKGFGARLLQSWNLSTKGLGTQSVNTKSPGYCCKDTNSGSKIGNQEESKFVEIIREDKGKCELNRGMLNFEKENTKSSGMNNTRGSSGNSGNDCKSRKIRLLTRYFAVHKKLCVPLPGFLGKGKLYKARSCGNISRERVSPSSPKSVLLCATSDDKWRERHQWSDTKEHHQQHHQQNHQLQQQHHQQQQQQQQLLLQQHRGSDGDINQNLGLAQFVQDSVMNNGCVGLPAICHIHLGDPSKCCSLC from the exons ATGCAACTCGGTTGTAG CAACGCGATGCATCGGAGACTAGGTCACAGCAACTATGACGGCAAAATCGCTGGATTATATGACTTGGAGGAAACCCTTGGGCGAGGTCATTTTGCTGTGGTTAAACTCGCCAGGCATGTCTTCACCGGGGAGAAGGTGGCGGTCAAGGTTATCGATAAGAGTAAGCTAGATGAAGTTTCCCGAGCGCATCTATTCCAGGag GTAAGATGCATGAAACTGGTACAGCATCCCAATGTAGTACGGCTTTATGAAGTAATAGACACGCAGACAAAGCTCTACCTTATCCTGGAGCTTGGCGATGGTGGAGATCTTTATGATTATATAATGCGGCACGATAGTGGATTAAGCGAAGAG gtGGCGAGAACTTATTTTCGTCAAATAGTGAGAGCCATATCATACTGTCACCGCCTTCACGTGGTCCACAGGGATTTAAAACCCGAGAATGTCGTGTTCTTCGAGAAAATTGGCACCGTTAAATTGACAGACTTCGGTTTCAGTAATCGATTTTGTCCTGGGCAAAAGCTAGAAACATCTTGTGGCTCGCTGGCCTATTCAGCACCAGAAATTCTTCTAGGTGACAGTTACGATGCACCAGCGGTTGACGTCTGGTCCCTTGGTGTCATTCTATACATGCTGGTCTGCGGACAAGCACCTTTTCAGGAAGCTAATGATAGTGAGACATTAACGATGATAATGGACTGCAAATACTCAATTCCTTCACACGTGTCAGACGAGTGTAAGAGACTTATCGCTAAAATGTTAGTACGTGCACCTGAGGGACGTGCGACTCTTGAACAAATTGCCAGCGATCCTTGGCTGGGTATTGAGACTGATGATCCCGTAGATGTTTTACCTCTTGTTTCTAGAGAACAGGTTTCTGATGAACATCATAAtctaataattactaaaatggtCAACGGAAATATTGCTacgaaagaagaaattttaga TGCTCTTGACAAAAACGAGTACAACCATATCACGGCTACGTACTTCCTGCTGGCAGAGAGAAAATTACGAGCCCATCGACAAGAACAAGTACAAAAAAATCGTACAGAACTGGACGTTAATACACG TCGCCATAATGATCTCTCTATGAGCGATCTACGTGCTGAACCAAATTTAGTTGGTAGTGTGAATCAATCGTTATTATCAGTACCAAGAACACCTGGAGACGTACCACAG aATTCACGAACGCGTAAGTGCAGTATCGTCcaagaagaagaagatgaaGACGATGTGTCTTCGTGTTCCGGTCGAGACGAGCATGGTAGCAACTCGGCGTTGAATTCATTAAATCGTCGTGGTTCCAGATCAGAGGGTAAATTATCACATATACTACAAGAGCGGTTGGCTCAATTACCAGAGAAGCACGCTGTATTGAAACAGCCGTCACGGCAAATAATTCAAGCCCAAGAAATAACGCCAAAGGATTCACCGTCACCGAGTCACACATTTACCGTTGTTAAAGTACATCAGGATCCTTCTTATCCTGGTGATGAAACAATAACTGAGGAGAATATGAATAACAGACTGCCATCAACTACAGGATTAACTtatactactactactactacgaCTTTAACTTCAACTTGTTCATCTCCTAAAATAATAACACCGTCAACAACAACAGAAACAACTACCGTAAGTGGATTAACTAAAATACCTATTTACAGTAATACCACCGAGAGGTCAAATTTACCAGCAGAGTCTTTGGAAACTTCAGTACCTGTGCCAAATTATAAATGGAAAATGGGTTCTCAGCATAATCGTAGTATAAACGATTCAGTAACAACCGTACcgtcgtcaaaaaatttatccaactTTGAGGTtggtttttcaaaattaggaacaataacaacaaccaTTTTAACAGAATCATCAACAGCACCGTCGCCGATACGTTTACCAAAGACATTATTCACTGGCGACAGCAACCTTCAACCCAAATACAAAACTATGCCTTTGACAGGCAGTGCTGCGGTCCCGGCGACGATTGGGGAAATCCAGTCGGAAAAATTAGCACTAAAAGAAATTTTGGAAGACGGCGACGTACTTGAATCCACTGAGAGTGGTGGTGGCGGTGACAATTCGTCGAAAAGCCGCGTTGTGAGACGCACTGGGTACGAACAGAAGCGCAGTAAATTTCACAAGACCCGTACTACGTCTTGCTCGAGTTCGGATGCGAGTGATGATGACAGTGAAGGAAGAAAGAAACGCGCTCACAAGCTGGGTGCAACAACAGGTAAGCCTCTGCCTTCGAGGCGGGACAGCCATGACGATTCTAGTGATTCTCAGGATCCTGGAGGCAATGGAGGTGGCGGCCTAGGAAACAGTGATAATGTTCAGCACACTGCGTCTAGTAATACGAGCAGTGATGGAAATGAAAACAGTACTTCAACGACAACGACCACGACAACGGGTACCACTACCAGTGGCGGTAAAGTCCAAAGGTGTACAGAATCTCAGGCAATGACTTTTGGACGCAGACATCGTGCTGGTAGACGTCGGGCCGGTGAAACGAGGCTTAGGGAAAGTCAATCATTGAATCGCATTACTGAAGTACAAGAGGCTGAAATACCAAGCGCGTGTCATGCTCTCTATCGAAATATAACAGTCGTTACTTCAACTTGTAATTCGACTTCaacaatgtcaataattaattctaaatcaATAACAGCTACCGCAAcggcaacaacaacaacaacaacaacaacagcagcaacaacaacaacaacagcaataataacaatgtctaattcaataaatagttTAGCCTCTACAACAACAACTAATATAAATAGCAGTTCTTTGACGACTAGTTCTACGACTACAGTACAACGAGCTAAAGGATTTGGAGCAAGGCTTTTACAAAGTTGGAATCTCAGCACCAAGGGACTCGGTACTCAATCTGTTAATACTAAATCCCCAGGATACTGTTGCAAAGACACGAATAGTGGTAGTAAAATAGGTAATCAAGAGGAGAGTAAATTCGTAGAGATAATACGCGAAGACAAGGGGAAATGTGAGCTCAACCGTGGCATGTTAAATTTCGAAAAGGAAAACACAAAAAGCTCGGGAATGAACAATACGCGTGGTAGTAGCGGTAATAGTGGTAATGATTGCAAAAGTAGAAAAATAAGACTTCTTACACGTTACTTTGCAGTACACAAAAAATTGTGTGTCCCGTTGCCGGGTTTTCTCGGCAAAGGTAAATTGTACAAAGCCCGTTCTTGTGGCAATATCTCTCGGGAGCGGGTCTCCCCGTCTTCACCAAAGTCTGTACTACTTTGTGCTACCAGCGACGATAAATGGCGTGAACGTCACCAGTGGAGTGATACTAAAGAGCATCACCAACAACACCACCAGCAAAATCATCAACTTCAACAGCAGCATcatcaacaacaacagcaacaacaacaattgTTACTACAACAGCATCGCGGTAGTGACGGTGACATAAATCAGAATCTTGGGTTAGCTCAGTTTGTACAAGACAGTGTTATGAACAATGGTTGCGTCGGTTTACCAGCCATTTGTCACATTCACCTTGGTGACCCATCCAAGTGTTGCAGTCTCTGTTga
- the LOC123264120 gene encoding choline transporter-like protein 1 isoform X1 translates to MIVDNSSEGDCKSKSTDRVTEYQTTNGDCHQEIKVTNSSCFGIRPFLKTFSQVKMGCCGCGEDDSAKIEPGSQERELSFSESEVFAKKRSCTDLPALLILILIIAGYGFFVSCAVKKGDPFRLLYGYDDCANVCGRVTSKETNPEFSCKGADMRELRYHYAELGVEGVKSRKCIENCDRLGNETIRFLNRCIVKTNGNNPTNALLNNMGVKNFFNEAANDLNIAWRELIYLLLIALASSLGILIAFRYIVQYVIFIVLSGAVVISIAGTIYLWLLWHFEKKDVMAGKIDEEEAHIQAYLVYAILMSIVAVVTLLVVLVMRRRIALVSQLFKETGKAIYSMPGLLLQPIYTYIVISASLVTWLYIMLWIESAGDLYKNKKGHYHYKKNGLLEGARWYNIFMYFIMMQFYLGCQHMIVAGAVARWFFTRDKKQLSMPVTRSTCSLIRYHLGTVAFGALIIAIVKFLRAIFAYTAKYIQKYDNAWIKALLCCCNCCLWCFENALKFLTRNAYIETAIYGCNLCAGGRKAFRALTDNILRVAAINSVGDFVLFLGKVLVVALTIVAGVYLIQKKDGLHHPWVPITLGGLFALLISHCFISIYEMIIDTIFICFCEDCSRNDGISRPYYMSRGLMEFVENSKEAMKKL, encoded by the exons ATAACAGCAGTGAAGGAGATTGTAAGAGTAAGAGCACAGACCGAGTTACTGAATACCAGACTACCAATGGTGATTGTCATCAAGAGATCAAAGTAACCAACTCCAGCTGTTTTGGTATACGGCCTTTTTTAAAGACTTTTTCACAAGTTAAAATGGGATGTTGTGGATGCGGTGAAGATGACTCGGCGAAAATTGAACCTGGG AGCCAAGAGAGGGAATTGTCATTCTCCGAATCTGAAGTATTTGCGAAAAAACGATCATGTACCGACCTTCCAGCGCTTTTAATCCTTATTTTGATCATTGCCGGCTac gGTTTTTTTGTTAGCTGTGCGGTTAAAAAAGGAGATCCCTTTCGACTTCTCTACGGATATGATGACTGTGCTAACGTTTGCGGTCGAGTTACGAGCAAAGAAACAAACCCAGAGTTTTCTTGCAAAGGTGCTGACATGAGAGAGCtacg ttatcatTACGCTGAATTAGGAGTAGAGGGAGTTAAATCGCGAAAATGTATTGAAAACTGTGATCGCCTGGGCAATGAAAC GATACGATTTTTAAATCGTTGCATCGTTAAAACTAATGGCAATAATCCTACAAATGCTTTACTGAATAACATgggagttaaaaatttttttaat GAAGCCGCAAATGATTTGAATATTGCATGGAGAGAATTGATTTACCTGCTATTAATTGCTCTGG CTTCATCCCTCGGCATTCTGATTGCCTTCCGATACATCGTACAATACGTCATATTCATTGTTCTAAGTGGTGCAGTTGTCATCTCCATTGCTGGGACAATTTACCTCTG GTTGCTCTGGCATTTTGAAAAGAAAGACGTTATGGCTGGTAAAATTGACGAAGAAGAAGCACATATACAAGCATACTTGGTATATGCTATTTTAATGTCAATAGTTGCTGTTGTGACACTTCTAGTGGTACTCGTAATGCGAAGAAGAATAGCTTTAGTTtcacaattatttaaagaaaccGGTAAAGCGATTTATTCAATGCCTGGATTATTGTTGCAACCGATCTAC acttACATAGTTATCAGCGCTTCACTTGTCACGTGGCTTTATATAATGCTGTGGATTGAGAGTGCAGGTGatctctataaaaataaaaaagggcACTatcactataaaaaaaatggtttgCTTGAG GGCGCACGTTGGTATAATATCTTCATGTACTTTATAATGATGCAGTTTTATCTGGGTTGTCAGCATATGATTGTAGCTGGAGCGGTAGCTCGGTGGTTTTTTACAAG ggATAAAAAGCAGTTGTCAATGCCAGTAACGCGCAGTACGTGTTCATTAATACGATACCATCTTGGTACTGTTGCATTCGGAGCGCTGATTATAGCCATTGTTAAATTTCTAAGAGCTATTTTCGCTTATACGGcgaaatatattcaaaaatatgataatgCCTGGATAAAAGCTCTATTATGTTGTTGTAATTGCTGCTTATGGTGTTTTGAGAATGCtctcaaatttttaacacgAAATGCTTACATCGAAACTG CCATTTACGGGTGTAATTTATGTGCTGGAGGCAGAAAAGCATTCCGAGCACTTACGGACAATATATTACGAGTAGCAGCTATTAATAGCGTTGGAGATTTTGTATTATTCTTGGGTAAAGTACTTGTAGTTGCGCTTACCATTGTTGCCGGTGTTTACTTGATCCAG AAAAAGGACGGCCTGCACCATCCTTGGGTACCAATAACTCTTGGTGGACTATTTGCTCTTCTCATTTCCCATTGTTTCATTTCAATTTATGAG ATGATAATCGACACAATATTTATATGCTTCTGCGAAGACTGTTCAAGAAACGATGGAATTAGCCGTCCTTATTACATGAGTCGCGGGTTGATG gaATTCGTAGAAAACAGTAAGGAAGCCATGAAAAAGCTTTAA
- the LOC123264119 gene encoding serine/threonine-protein kinase par-1 isoform X2, whose amino-acid sequence MHRRLGHSNYDGKIAGLYDLEETLGRGHFAVVKLARHVFTGEKVAVKVIDKSKLDEVSRAHLFQEVRCMKLVQHPNVVRLYEVIDTQTKLYLILELGDGGDLYDYIMRHDSGLSEEVARTYFRQIVRAISYCHRLHVVHRDLKPENVVFFEKIGTVKLTDFGFSNRFCPGQKLETSCGSLAYSAPEILLGDSYDAPAVDVWSLGVILYMLVCGQAPFQEANDSETLTMIMDCKYSIPSHVSDECKRLIAKMLVRAPEGRATLEQIASDPWLGIETDDPVDVLPLVSREQVSDEHHNLIITKMVNGNIATKEEILDALDKNEYNHITATYFLLAERKLRAHRQEQVQKNRTELDVNTRRHNDLSMSDLRAEPNLVGSVNQSLLSVPRTPGDVPQNSRTRKCSIVQEEEDEDDVSSCSGRDEHGSNSALNSLNRRGSRSEGKLSHILQERLAQLPEKHAVLKQPSRQIIQAQEITPKDSPSPSHTFTVVKVHQDPSYPGDETITEENMNNRLPSTTGLTYTTTTTTTLTSTCSSPKIITPSTTTETTTVSGLTKIPIYSNTTERSNLPAESLETSVPVPNYKWKMGSQHNRSINDSVTTVPSSKNLSNFEVGFSKLGTITTTILTESSTAPSPIRLPKTLFTGDSNLQPKYKTMPLTGSAAVPATIGEIQSEKLALKEILEDGDVLESTESGGGGDNSSKSRVVRRTGYEQKRSKFHKTRTTSCSSSDASDDDSEGRKKRAHKLGATTGKPLPSRRDSHDDSSDSQDPGGNGGGGLGNSDNVQHTASSNTSSDGNENSTSTTTTTTTGTTTSGGKVQRCTESQAMTFGRRHRAGRRRAGETRLRESQSLNRITEVQEAEIPSACHALYRNITVVTSTCNSTSTMSIINSKSITATATATTTTTTTTAATTTTTAIITMSNSINSLASTTTTNINSSSLTTSSTTTVQRAKGFGARLLQSWNLSTKGLGTQSVNTKSPGYCCKDTNSGSKIGNQEESKFVEIIREDKGKCELNRGMLNFEKENTKSSGMNNTRGSSGNSGNDCKSRKIRLLTRYFAVHKKLCVPLPGFLGKGKLYKARSCGNISRERVSPSSPKSVLLCATSDDKWRERHQWSDTKEHHQQHHQQNHQLQQQHHQQQQQQQQLLLQQHRGSDGDINQNLGLAQFVQDSVMNNGCVGLPAICHIHLGDPSKCCSLC is encoded by the exons ATGCATCGGAGACTAGGTCACAGCAACTATGACGGCAAAATCGCTGGATTATATGACTTGGAGGAAACCCTTGGGCGAGGTCATTTTGCTGTGGTTAAACTCGCCAGGCATGTCTTCACCGGGGAGAAGGTGGCGGTCAAGGTTATCGATAAGAGTAAGCTAGATGAAGTTTCCCGAGCGCATCTATTCCAGGag GTAAGATGCATGAAACTGGTACAGCATCCCAATGTAGTACGGCTTTATGAAGTAATAGACACGCAGACAAAGCTCTACCTTATCCTGGAGCTTGGCGATGGTGGAGATCTTTATGATTATATAATGCGGCACGATAGTGGATTAAGCGAAGAG gtGGCGAGAACTTATTTTCGTCAAATAGTGAGAGCCATATCATACTGTCACCGCCTTCACGTGGTCCACAGGGATTTAAAACCCGAGAATGTCGTGTTCTTCGAGAAAATTGGCACCGTTAAATTGACAGACTTCGGTTTCAGTAATCGATTTTGTCCTGGGCAAAAGCTAGAAACATCTTGTGGCTCGCTGGCCTATTCAGCACCAGAAATTCTTCTAGGTGACAGTTACGATGCACCAGCGGTTGACGTCTGGTCCCTTGGTGTCATTCTATACATGCTGGTCTGCGGACAAGCACCTTTTCAGGAAGCTAATGATAGTGAGACATTAACGATGATAATGGACTGCAAATACTCAATTCCTTCACACGTGTCAGACGAGTGTAAGAGACTTATCGCTAAAATGTTAGTACGTGCACCTGAGGGACGTGCGACTCTTGAACAAATTGCCAGCGATCCTTGGCTGGGTATTGAGACTGATGATCCCGTAGATGTTTTACCTCTTGTTTCTAGAGAACAGGTTTCTGATGAACATCATAAtctaataattactaaaatggtCAACGGAAATATTGCTacgaaagaagaaattttaga TGCTCTTGACAAAAACGAGTACAACCATATCACGGCTACGTACTTCCTGCTGGCAGAGAGAAAATTACGAGCCCATCGACAAGAACAAGTACAAAAAAATCGTACAGAACTGGACGTTAATACACG TCGCCATAATGATCTCTCTATGAGCGATCTACGTGCTGAACCAAATTTAGTTGGTAGTGTGAATCAATCGTTATTATCAGTACCAAGAACACCTGGAGACGTACCACAG aATTCACGAACGCGTAAGTGCAGTATCGTCcaagaagaagaagatgaaGACGATGTGTCTTCGTGTTCCGGTCGAGACGAGCATGGTAGCAACTCGGCGTTGAATTCATTAAATCGTCGTGGTTCCAGATCAGAGGGTAAATTATCACATATACTACAAGAGCGGTTGGCTCAATTACCAGAGAAGCACGCTGTATTGAAACAGCCGTCACGGCAAATAATTCAAGCCCAAGAAATAACGCCAAAGGATTCACCGTCACCGAGTCACACATTTACCGTTGTTAAAGTACATCAGGATCCTTCTTATCCTGGTGATGAAACAATAACTGAGGAGAATATGAATAACAGACTGCCATCAACTACAGGATTAACTtatactactactactactacgaCTTTAACTTCAACTTGTTCATCTCCTAAAATAATAACACCGTCAACAACAACAGAAACAACTACCGTAAGTGGATTAACTAAAATACCTATTTACAGTAATACCACCGAGAGGTCAAATTTACCAGCAGAGTCTTTGGAAACTTCAGTACCTGTGCCAAATTATAAATGGAAAATGGGTTCTCAGCATAATCGTAGTATAAACGATTCAGTAACAACCGTACcgtcgtcaaaaaatttatccaactTTGAGGTtggtttttcaaaattaggaacaataacaacaaccaTTTTAACAGAATCATCAACAGCACCGTCGCCGATACGTTTACCAAAGACATTATTCACTGGCGACAGCAACCTTCAACCCAAATACAAAACTATGCCTTTGACAGGCAGTGCTGCGGTCCCGGCGACGATTGGGGAAATCCAGTCGGAAAAATTAGCACTAAAAGAAATTTTGGAAGACGGCGACGTACTTGAATCCACTGAGAGTGGTGGTGGCGGTGACAATTCGTCGAAAAGCCGCGTTGTGAGACGCACTGGGTACGAACAGAAGCGCAGTAAATTTCACAAGACCCGTACTACGTCTTGCTCGAGTTCGGATGCGAGTGATGATGACAGTGAAGGAAGAAAGAAACGCGCTCACAAGCTGGGTGCAACAACAGGTAAGCCTCTGCCTTCGAGGCGGGACAGCCATGACGATTCTAGTGATTCTCAGGATCCTGGAGGCAATGGAGGTGGCGGCCTAGGAAACAGTGATAATGTTCAGCACACTGCGTCTAGTAATACGAGCAGTGATGGAAATGAAAACAGTACTTCAACGACAACGACCACGACAACGGGTACCACTACCAGTGGCGGTAAAGTCCAAAGGTGTACAGAATCTCAGGCAATGACTTTTGGACGCAGACATCGTGCTGGTAGACGTCGGGCCGGTGAAACGAGGCTTAGGGAAAGTCAATCATTGAATCGCATTACTGAAGTACAAGAGGCTGAAATACCAAGCGCGTGTCATGCTCTCTATCGAAATATAACAGTCGTTACTTCAACTTGTAATTCGACTTCaacaatgtcaataattaattctaaatcaATAACAGCTACCGCAAcggcaacaacaacaacaacaacaacaacagcagcaacaacaacaacaacagcaataataacaatgtctaattcaataaatagttTAGCCTCTACAACAACAACTAATATAAATAGCAGTTCTTTGACGACTAGTTCTACGACTACAGTACAACGAGCTAAAGGATTTGGAGCAAGGCTTTTACAAAGTTGGAATCTCAGCACCAAGGGACTCGGTACTCAATCTGTTAATACTAAATCCCCAGGATACTGTTGCAAAGACACGAATAGTGGTAGTAAAATAGGTAATCAAGAGGAGAGTAAATTCGTAGAGATAATACGCGAAGACAAGGGGAAATGTGAGCTCAACCGTGGCATGTTAAATTTCGAAAAGGAAAACACAAAAAGCTCGGGAATGAACAATACGCGTGGTAGTAGCGGTAATAGTGGTAATGATTGCAAAAGTAGAAAAATAAGACTTCTTACACGTTACTTTGCAGTACACAAAAAATTGTGTGTCCCGTTGCCGGGTTTTCTCGGCAAAGGTAAATTGTACAAAGCCCGTTCTTGTGGCAATATCTCTCGGGAGCGGGTCTCCCCGTCTTCACCAAAGTCTGTACTACTTTGTGCTACCAGCGACGATAAATGGCGTGAACGTCACCAGTGGAGTGATACTAAAGAGCATCACCAACAACACCACCAGCAAAATCATCAACTTCAACAGCAGCATcatcaacaacaacagcaacaacaacaattgTTACTACAACAGCATCGCGGTAGTGACGGTGACATAAATCAGAATCTTGGGTTAGCTCAGTTTGTACAAGACAGTGTTATGAACAATGGTTGCGTCGGTTTACCAGCCATTTGTCACATTCACCTTGGTGACCCATCCAAGTGTTGCAGTCTCTGTTga